From Granulicella cerasi, a single genomic window includes:
- the ribB gene encoding 3,4-dihydroxy-2-butanone-4-phosphate synthase, whose protein sequence is MSEVEVGFSSVEEAIADMRAGKMVVVIDDEDRENEGDLTLAAEFATQETINFMAKYGRGLICLTLTEERADALRLDPMVPENSSRFGTAFTVSIEAREGVTTGISAADRAHTIQVAIAPGSTPQDLSRPGHVFPLRAKKGGVLVRAGQTEASVDLARMAGLIPAGVICEIINDDGEMARLPDLKLFCAEHDLKLVTVAELIRYRMQHERYVHRVGESQLPTEHGEFRTIAFESEAGIGGSSERESHLALVYGDIDAHSDEPVLVRVHTHCVMGSVFGSTLCDCRDSVDASLKAIVEAGRGALVYLHNGQRGYTVDSAAHRLGFHRREQGRPSVAAAGNAATSQRILRETGLGGQILSDLGVRRIRLLTNHPTHAPALHGFGIEIVEQVPLHATTAR, encoded by the coding sequence ATGAGCGAAGTGGAAGTAGGCTTTTCGAGCGTCGAAGAAGCGATCGCCGATATGCGCGCGGGCAAGATGGTCGTCGTGATCGACGATGAAGACCGCGAGAATGAGGGCGACCTCACGCTGGCCGCTGAGTTTGCGACGCAGGAGACGATCAACTTCATGGCGAAGTACGGCCGCGGCCTGATCTGCCTGACGCTTACCGAGGAGCGCGCCGACGCACTGCGTCTCGACCCCATGGTTCCTGAAAACTCTTCGCGCTTTGGTACAGCGTTCACGGTTTCGATCGAAGCGCGCGAAGGCGTGACGACGGGTATCTCCGCCGCCGACCGCGCACACACCATCCAGGTGGCGATTGCACCGGGATCGACGCCGCAGGATCTATCGCGTCCGGGTCATGTCTTTCCGCTGCGCGCGAAGAAGGGCGGCGTGCTTGTTCGCGCTGGCCAAACCGAAGCCTCGGTTGATCTGGCGCGCATGGCAGGACTGATTCCTGCGGGCGTGATCTGCGAAATCATCAATGATGACGGCGAGATGGCGCGTCTGCCGGACCTCAAGCTCTTCTGTGCCGAGCACGATCTGAAGCTGGTGACGGTGGCGGAGTTGATTCGCTATCGCATGCAGCATGAGCGCTACGTGCATCGCGTTGGTGAGTCGCAACTGCCGACCGAGCATGGCGAGTTCCGCACGATTGCGTTCGAGTCTGAGGCGGGCATTGGCGGCTCGTCCGAGCGTGAATCTCATCTGGCATTGGTGTACGGCGACATCGACGCGCACTCCGATGAGCCTGTGCTGGTGCGCGTGCATACGCACTGCGTTATGGGATCGGTCTTCGGTTCGACGCTATGCGATTGCCGCGACAGCGTGGACGCCAGCCTGAAGGCGATCGTAGAAGCTGGGCGTGGTGCGTTGGTGTATCTGCACAACGGACAACGTGGCTACACCGTGGACTCTGCCGCACATCGCCTCGGCTTCCATCGCCGCGAGCAGGGACGTCCTTCTGTGGCGGCTGCTGGCAATGCGGCGACCTCGCAGCGCATTCTGCGCGAGACCGGCCTTGGCGGACAGATCCTCTCTGACCTCGGCGTGCGTCGCATCCGACTGCTGACGAACCACCCGACCCACGCGCCTGCGCTGCACGGGTTTGGAATCGAAATCGTCGAGCAGGTTCCGCTCCACGCGACTACTGCACGGTAA
- a CDS encoding RecQ family ATP-dependent DNA helicase: protein MAQNSTQRDLPQLLHEVFGHREFRPHQQKVCEAGAEGRDVLVVMPTGAGKSLCYQLPALARGGTALVISPLIALMDDQATKLESLGLRVARIHSGRPREESRQACRDYLTGELDFLFIAPERMRVPGFPEMLAKRKPALVAIDEAHCISQWGHDFRPDYRTLGQWLPALRPSPIMALTATATPSVQRDIAAQLDLQNPAIFITGFRRDNLAVEVIEMSKPQRADFAAKLLKDDAARPAIVYAGSRKQAEELADKLGRHFPVAAYHAGLDASTRERVQRAFLTGKLEVVVATVAFGMGVDKADVRTVVHVALPGSVEAYYQEIGRAGRDGQPSRTVLLHNFADRKLQEFFLERNYPPTNDLERVARILPPEFTPIDALHNLLRKQKDMMDRETLDRSIEKLLASGLALMDIEGNVRDAGESADGGAWQKNYELQVASRRTQIDRMIRFAESTDCRMRMLVEHFGDQSDRQQSCGICDICNPSAGQASAQHVATDDEKRSLLRILDALSDRATSTGKLFTELRLTSDRKEFDALLDGLARAGLIRLKNDTFTNGEGKEITYRKAEITLEGREPDDRALNTVWIRGTSVSGSKSSSRSKSSSSRSGSAKRAPVDDQEELTGESAETFERLRSWRTATAKPTNTPAFMIVTDSVLRGLAKARPKSLADLLNIHGMGQAKIDRFGAGILAAIRGEHAEAPASKAARPSKPLPSKPVVVTRAEPAAPRPTNAPQARTFPTAKPVATVRQEIRNSLTPKVADLTPEQKKLETSLREWRMERAREAGLPTFFIVSDTALRSIVEAKPSSMDELRSLHGIDREKIERFGADIVAISRA from the coding sequence ATGGCTCAAAACAGTACTCAACGCGATCTCCCTCAACTGCTGCACGAGGTCTTCGGACATCGCGAGTTCCGTCCGCATCAGCAGAAGGTCTGCGAAGCGGGCGCGGAGGGCCGCGATGTGCTCGTCGTGATGCCCACGGGCGCTGGCAAGAGTCTCTGCTATCAGCTTCCGGCCCTCGCGCGCGGCGGCACAGCGCTCGTCATCTCCCCGCTCATCGCGCTGATGGACGACCAGGCCACGAAGCTCGAGTCGCTCGGCCTCCGCGTGGCGCGCATCCATTCAGGCCGCCCGCGCGAAGAGTCGCGCCAGGCCTGCCGCGACTACCTCACCGGCGAGCTCGACTTCCTCTTCATCGCCCCTGAACGCATGCGCGTCCCCGGCTTCCCGGAGATGCTGGCCAAGCGCAAGCCCGCACTCGTCGCCATCGATGAAGCGCATTGCATCTCGCAATGGGGCCATGACTTCCGCCCCGACTATCGCACCCTCGGGCAGTGGCTTCCGGCCCTGCGTCCGTCGCCGATCATGGCGCTTACCGCGACCGCGACGCCGAGCGTTCAGCGCGACATCGCCGCGCAACTCGACCTGCAGAACCCGGCCATCTTCATCACGGGCTTCCGTCGTGACAATCTCGCCGTTGAAGTCATCGAGATGTCCAAGCCGCAACGCGCTGACTTCGCCGCAAAGCTGCTGAAGGACGACGCCGCACGCCCCGCCATCGTATACGCAGGTTCGCGCAAGCAGGCTGAGGAACTCGCGGACAAACTCGGCCGACACTTCCCTGTCGCCGCCTATCACGCAGGTCTCGACGCCTCTACGCGCGAGCGCGTGCAACGAGCTTTCCTCACTGGCAAGCTCGAAGTCGTCGTTGCGACCGTCGCATTCGGCATGGGCGTCGATAAAGCCGACGTTCGTACGGTCGTCCACGTCGCGCTGCCCGGCTCCGTCGAAGCGTACTACCAGGAGATCGGCCGCGCCGGACGCGATGGGCAGCCTTCGCGCACCGTGCTTCTGCACAATTTCGCCGACCGCAAACTGCAGGAGTTCTTCCTCGAGCGCAACTACCCGCCGACCAACGACCTCGAACGCGTAGCCCGCATTCTGCCGCCGGAGTTCACGCCAATCGACGCGCTGCACAACCTGTTGCGCAAGCAGAAGGACATGATGGACCGCGAGACGCTTGATCGCTCCATCGAAAAGCTGCTCGCCAGCGGACTCGCGCTCATGGACATCGAAGGCAACGTGCGAGATGCGGGCGAATCGGCCGACGGCGGTGCATGGCAGAAGAACTACGAGTTGCAGGTCGCCAGCCGTCGTACGCAGATAGACCGCATGATCCGCTTCGCCGAGTCCACGGACTGTCGCATGAGGATGCTCGTCGAGCACTTCGGCGATCAGAGCGATCGCCAGCAAAGCTGCGGCATCTGCGACATCTGCAATCCCTCCGCCGGGCAGGCCAGCGCGCAACACGTTGCCACCGATGACGAGAAGCGCTCACTGCTCCGCATCCTCGATGCGCTGAGCGACCGCGCCACCTCGACCGGCAAACTCTTCACCGAACTCCGTCTCACCAGCGATCGCAAAGAGTTCGACGCACTGCTCGACGGTCTCGCACGGGCTGGCCTCATTCGCCTCAAGAACGACACCTTCACCAACGGCGAAGGCAAAGAGATCACCTACCGCAAGGCCGAGATCACCCTCGAAGGCCGCGAGCCGGATGACCGCGCACTGAACACCGTTTGGATTCGCGGCACTTCTGTCAGCGGCTCGAAATCATCCTCGCGATCCAAGTCATCCTCGTCCCGCAGCGGTTCCGCGAAACGCGCTCCTGTTGATGATCAGGAAGAGCTCACCGGGGAGAGCGCAGAAACCTTCGAACGTCTCCGCTCCTGGCGCACCGCGACAGCGAAGCCGACGAACACGCCCGCATTCATGATCGTCACCGACAGCGTGTTGCGCGGCCTCGCAAAGGCACGTCCGAAGTCGCTCGCAGACCTGCTCAACATCCACGGCATGGGCCAGGCCAAGATCGATCGCTTCGGTGCGGGCATCCTCGCGGCGATTCGCGGCGAGCACGCTGAAGCGCCCGCGTCCAAAGCCGCCAGGCCGTCAAAGCCATTGCCCAGCAAGCCTGTCGTGGTCACTCGCGCAGAGCCGGCAGCACCGCGCCCGACGAACGCGCCTCAGGCGAGAACCTTCCCCACAGCCAAGCCCGTCGCCACAGTTCGTCAGGAGATCCGGAACTCGCTCACCCCGAAGGTCGCCGACCTCACGCCAGAGCAGAAAAAGCTCGAGACGAGCCTGCGAGAATGGCGCATGGAGCGCGCCCGCGAAGCAGGGCTCCCGACATTTTTCATTGTGAGCGATACCGCGCTCCGCAGCATCGTAGAAGCTAAGCCGAGCAGCATGGACGAACTTCGTTCTCTGCACGGCATCGACCGGGAAAAGATCGAGCGCTTCGGCGCTGACATTGTGGCGATCAGCCGCGCATGA
- a CDS encoding choice-of-anchor D domain-containing protein has product MKNIIRRTFAFAVLFGCAILAAAQATNNSQSLATQGLLAANGKGGFKAAAFLPDGSLVLLVDQGDGLRLRKTDASATTLLASAQQGAAGDAGIAMATDATGNIYVTGTSTSGQLNGTAGVAFPSRADTSTNSFLAKFDSNLNLLFLSFLGSGRTAATAIAVTNDALFVTGVTYNTAFPVTAAGIQQTPASGSSGNGFVERFTTNGSTLVYATYLTGVGGSTSPAALAADSSDNAYVAGTTTSSGYPTLNALAPAIFGATSGFLSKLTPAGDGFLFSTFVAGGGLTSLAYDASSSTLLASGSFALGQFPIGNVSGPLVATSYQSFARLSLDGQSIVSSGVVAPGNASLITPGSNGTAWVAGALSLPFFGANATPLAPFGDSFLAHLTADGTLDKTARTGAMQADNAAYAGASTQAFAPAISGSLVALPLQLTTSLDPSLVASERFDLPFLNAPSNALPSTARDAVSSCTSGRCTATSGLLAEWNFAANAPSLTLSTDDLPNVTLRNQGSTAATGIAIAVSGYTQWNNCGATLDVAAQCSIALSGSGPGTLTVSASNATAASASLGTTTLSADPIALSSNELDFGVSTASVPTARTLTITNLTASTVTFSSGADGGSSTKYSLAESSSDCASGGSAGKHSLAANAVCHLTLTLTASSSASNDGIVSATWLVGTRDVALTGFTQAAALSLSATELDFGTQYSGANALRLPRYLFLSNSTDAALPHTSLTLPSTTAFTATDACPASLAPHSVCRITFGYNAGTAPSRDTLTVSVDGIAVLLTGTTLQPASVNGSTANPNLSVTPTTLNFATDVAVTSVSTASQTVTVKNSGSAAMALSIASSSEFPIVNGCPASLAGSASCTLSVSFAPANAGTRQGLLAIAGGSGFAPVYVSLSGTGTALLAANNGTLDLGQTYVGEPLVAWYKVQQAYSTLSATVSGTGYGIAFVNDAGSGHGSLSASSFATSASINCSNCWIGIQMLPGAAGAQAGTLSFTSSSGGNAYVVGLTATALPVQGLLLTPLTQDFGTINVGSSTPPVTFTLANLVGSAALANIQSVTTTGDFIVATNTTGGPSCSGALASTAACYINVIFAPTALGQRTGTLTVTTDQGAVTAALAGYASASAGVSVTPSSLNFDNIPGSAATQQTLTLSNTGQTSVLIGTPSSSSSAFAISTLCNSLAAGSLCTMSVTFTPQAGPTSGTLTIPVTTTANGQTLTSNLYVALNGDYAAVTAGLRILPDVSNFGAQATSTLGLTRQFTVMNFSPKALALHLTMPQQFPLSTASNCATLAPSSSCVFSASFLPNVTGEATGSIYVDGVPTDGTATLEALSYLIGYGNGSGSLQISGSTLIPTVGLSFGQLSSGQSAQQAITLTNVGSASVAIHHISSEPPFFSTTTCGATLATNASCNVSINYAPTYSSSSGTAALPQTATLTVDSDAASSPNTLNMTGTVLPTTSAGSTAVLSTYSLSQGALTFSNTTVGNISPVQTITLTNTGNMTLHLSQILTPADFQSTSTCSTVLAGASCNINVSFAPTTASTSTIRSGALQIASDSTNSLQYVTLVGTSSAAPLTLSPTVLDFGAVNVNGASTLNVIATNTAATPVVFNNVTVSGDYTTARGTCPLNGDSLAAGSNCALTVTFKPTAVGTHTGALQLATNATQQALTVSLTGIGVSGQLLASPSALSFGNILVGVTSQLTLTLTNSGQASVTGIRSAMIGSNAADFTVVSPCSVTALAPNQGCTLVVAFTPSAAIAESATLSLASSDPNTPLTIPLTGTGFAGSGSFTLTATGGLSTAAATVKTGFPAAYGLTLTPSGGYAGEVTLTCTALVAVPYAGCSLVPSRVTLNGPTAQSITANITTVTSMATRKLALTSFFTLLIASTFAVRRRRVPWLVCCVLLTALTVTNGCGGGASGNPNLRYTPAGTYQYQITASSTNGSNVSSTVTLSLTVQ; this is encoded by the coding sequence ATGAAGAACATCATTCGACGTACGTTCGCGTTTGCCGTGCTCTTTGGTTGCGCAATTCTGGCCGCAGCACAGGCCACCAATAATTCTCAGAGCCTCGCCACGCAAGGCTTGCTCGCGGCCAACGGCAAGGGCGGCTTCAAGGCTGCAGCCTTCCTCCCCGATGGCAGCCTTGTGCTGCTCGTCGATCAAGGCGATGGCCTTCGCCTGCGCAAGACGGATGCGAGCGCCACAACTCTCCTCGCCAGTGCGCAACAAGGTGCTGCAGGCGATGCGGGCATCGCGATGGCGACCGACGCCACAGGCAATATCTACGTCACCGGCACGAGCACCTCGGGTCAGTTGAACGGTACAGCGGGCGTTGCCTTTCCCTCTCGCGCCGACACTTCGACGAACTCCTTCCTCGCGAAGTTCGATAGCAATCTCAATCTGTTGTTCCTCAGCTTCCTGGGATCTGGCAGGACCGCCGCCACAGCCATCGCCGTGACGAATGATGCTCTCTTCGTCACAGGCGTCACCTACAACACCGCATTTCCCGTAACGGCCGCTGGCATTCAGCAAACGCCCGCGAGCGGAAGCAGTGGTAACGGCTTCGTGGAGCGTTTCACGACAAACGGCTCAACGCTCGTGTATGCGACGTACCTCACAGGCGTCGGCGGCAGCACGTCCCCTGCGGCCCTCGCGGCCGACAGCAGCGACAACGCTTATGTCGCTGGCACCACCACCTCGAGCGGTTATCCCACGCTGAACGCGCTGGCGCCAGCGATCTTTGGCGCAACCTCGGGCTTCCTCTCCAAACTCACGCCAGCAGGCGACGGCTTCCTCTTCTCCACATTCGTGGCTGGCGGTGGTCTCACGAGCCTCGCGTATGACGCGAGCAGTAGTACGCTGCTCGCCAGCGGCAGCTTCGCGCTGGGGCAATTCCCCATTGGCAACGTCAGCGGCCCTCTAGTAGCGACGAGTTACCAATCCTTCGCAAGGCTCTCGCTCGACGGGCAAAGCATCGTATCGTCGGGCGTCGTTGCTCCCGGAAATGCATCGCTCATCACTCCGGGAAGCAACGGCACAGCGTGGGTGGCTGGCGCGCTTTCCCTGCCGTTCTTCGGCGCGAATGCGACACCGCTTGCGCCCTTTGGTGACAGCTTCCTCGCACACCTCACCGCAGACGGCACTCTCGACAAGACCGCTCGTACCGGCGCGATGCAAGCCGACAACGCGGCCTACGCAGGCGCGAGCACGCAAGCGTTCGCACCTGCGATCTCCGGCAGTCTCGTCGCCCTTCCTCTGCAGCTCACGACTTCGCTTGACCCCTCACTGGTCGCAAGCGAACGCTTTGACCTGCCATTTTTGAACGCCCCGAGTAACGCGCTGCCATCGACCGCGAGAGACGCCGTCAGCAGTTGCACCAGCGGACGCTGCACTGCCACCTCAGGACTGCTGGCCGAATGGAACTTCGCAGCCAACGCGCCGTCGCTCACGCTCTCTACTGACGACTTGCCGAACGTCACGCTGCGCAATCAAGGTTCTACAGCGGCGACGGGGATCGCGATCGCCGTGAGCGGCTACACGCAATGGAACAACTGCGGCGCAACGCTCGACGTAGCGGCGCAATGCAGCATCGCGCTCTCCGGAAGCGGTCCAGGAACGCTGACCGTCTCAGCGTCGAACGCGACCGCTGCAAGCGCGAGCCTGGGAACGACAACGCTGAGCGCAGATCCGATTGCGCTCTCCAGCAACGAGCTCGACTTCGGCGTATCCACCGCAAGCGTTCCCACGGCACGCACACTGACGATCACCAACCTCACAGCGTCCACGGTGACCTTCTCGTCAGGAGCGGATGGTGGCAGCTCTACAAAGTACAGCCTCGCGGAAAGCAGCTCCGACTGCGCATCCGGCGGATCGGCTGGCAAGCACAGCCTCGCCGCCAACGCAGTCTGTCACCTCACGCTAACGCTGACAGCCTCGAGCAGTGCAAGCAACGATGGCATCGTCTCCGCAACGTGGCTCGTCGGCACTCGCGACGTCGCGCTCACCGGCTTCACACAGGCCGCCGCGTTATCGCTCTCCGCCACAGAGCTCGACTTCGGCACGCAGTATAGCGGCGCGAACGCTCTGCGGTTGCCGCGCTATCTCTTTCTCTCCAACAGCACCGATGCTGCGCTGCCCCACACGTCGTTGACGCTTCCGTCCACGACAGCGTTCACCGCAACAGACGCGTGCCCCGCGTCGCTTGCTCCACACAGCGTCTGCCGCATCACGTTCGGCTACAACGCGGGCACGGCCCCCTCGCGCGACACACTGACGGTGAGCGTCGACGGCATTGCAGTCCTGCTGACTGGAACCACGCTGCAGCCTGCAAGCGTGAACGGGAGCACCGCCAACCCGAACCTGAGCGTTACGCCGACAACTCTGAACTTCGCAACAGACGTTGCAGTGACGAGTGTTTCGACCGCGAGCCAAACGGTTACGGTCAAGAACTCCGGCAGCGCTGCCATGGCACTAAGCATTGCCTCCAGCAGCGAGTTCCCGATCGTGAACGGTTGCCCAGCCAGCCTTGCCGGAAGCGCGTCATGCACGTTGAGCGTCAGCTTTGCGCCAGCGAACGCAGGCACGCGACAAGGGCTGCTCGCGATCGCCGGCGGAAGTGGTTTTGCTCCCGTCTATGTGAGCTTGAGCGGCACAGGGACTGCGTTGCTCGCAGCGAACAATGGCACACTCGACCTCGGCCAGACCTACGTCGGCGAGCCGCTCGTGGCCTGGTACAAAGTGCAGCAGGCTTACAGCACGCTCAGCGCGACCGTCTCCGGTACAGGATACGGAATCGCCTTCGTGAATGACGCGGGCAGCGGACACGGATCGCTCTCCGCATCCAGCTTTGCGACGAGCGCCAGCATCAACTGCTCCAACTGCTGGATCGGCATCCAGATGCTGCCCGGAGCGGCAGGGGCACAAGCCGGAACTCTCTCCTTCACCTCGAGCAGCGGAGGCAACGCGTACGTCGTTGGCCTTACGGCGACGGCGCTCCCTGTTCAGGGCCTGCTGCTCACGCCGCTCACGCAAGACTTCGGCACGATCAACGTCGGATCATCCACGCCCCCTGTCACCTTCACGCTCGCTAACCTTGTGGGGAGCGCGGCTCTCGCCAATATCCAGAGCGTCACGACGACCGGCGACTTCATCGTCGCGACAAACACGACCGGTGGCCCATCCTGCTCAGGCGCACTCGCGTCCACAGCCGCTTGCTACATCAACGTCATCTTCGCGCCGACAGCTCTCGGCCAGCGTACAGGCACGCTCACGGTCACGACGGATCAGGGCGCGGTCACCGCCGCGCTCGCGGGCTACGCGTCTGCAAGCGCCGGTGTCTCCGTTACGCCATCTTCCCTCAACTTCGACAACATTCCGGGGAGTGCAGCCACGCAGCAGACGCTCACGCTTTCCAACACAGGACAGACGAGCGTTCTCATCGGCACACCAAGCTCCTCAAGCAGCGCGTTTGCCATCAGCACCCTTTGCAATTCACTCGCGGCGGGATCCCTCTGCACGATGAGCGTCACGTTCACACCACAAGCAGGGCCTACTAGTGGGACGCTTACGATCCCCGTCACCACCACGGCGAACGGCCAAACGCTGACCAGCAATCTTTATGTCGCGCTGAATGGGGATTACGCGGCCGTCACAGCGGGCCTTCGCATCCTGCCGGACGTCTCAAATTTCGGCGCCCAAGCCACCAGTACTCTCGGCCTGACGCGCCAGTTCACTGTAATGAACTTCTCGCCAAAGGCGCTGGCGCTCCATCTCACGATGCCGCAGCAGTTCCCTCTCAGCACAGCCTCCAACTGCGCGACTCTCGCCCCCTCCAGCTCCTGCGTTTTCTCAGCGAGTTTTCTGCCGAACGTGACCGGCGAAGCGACAGGCAGTATCTACGTGGACGGCGTACCCACCGACGGAACCGCCACGCTCGAGGCGCTCAGCTACCTGATCGGCTACGGCAACGGCAGCGGCTCTCTGCAGATTTCCGGCAGTACGCTCATCCCCACAGTCGGACTCTCCTTTGGGCAACTGAGCTCCGGGCAAAGCGCACAGCAAGCGATCACGCTCACCAACGTCGGCAGCGCTTCCGTCGCCATTCATCACATCAGCAGCGAACCGCCGTTCTTCAGCACAACGACCTGCGGTGCGACACTTGCTACCAATGCCAGCTGCAACGTGAGCATCAACTATGCGCCGACGTACTCATCAAGCAGTGGTACGGCCGCACTCCCGCAGACAGCGACACTGACCGTCGACAGCGACGCTGCATCTTCACCGAACACGTTAAACATGACCGGCACAGTGCTTCCAACGACCTCCGCTGGAAGCACTGCAGTGCTCTCCACTTACAGCCTGAGCCAGGGAGCACTGACCTTCAGCAACACAACGGTCGGGAACATCTCGCCGGTACAAACGATTACGCTCACGAACACCGGCAACATGACGTTGCACCTCTCGCAGATACTCACTCCTGCGGACTTCCAAAGTACTTCAACCTGTTCGACGGTGCTCGCGGGCGCAAGCTGCAACATCAACGTGAGCTTTGCTCCCACAACCGCGTCGACATCGACCATCCGCTCGGGGGCGTTACAAATCGCCTCTGACTCGACGAACTCGCTACAGTACGTAACGCTGGTCGGCACCTCGTCCGCCGCGCCGCTTACGCTCTCGCCAACCGTACTGGACTTCGGCGCCGTGAACGTCAACGGCGCCAGTACGCTCAACGTCATCGCTACCAACACCGCCGCCACGCCTGTCGTCTTCAACAATGTCACTGTCAGCGGGGACTACACCACAGCGCGCGGCACCTGCCCGCTCAATGGAGATTCCCTCGCCGCCGGATCGAATTGCGCGCTCACCGTCACCTTCAAGCCCACAGCCGTCGGAACCCACACCGGTGCCTTGCAGCTTGCGACGAATGCGACACAGCAAGCGCTCACGGTCTCGCTCACGGGCATCGGAGTAAGCGGCCAACTGCTTGCATCGCCCAGCGCACTCAGCTTTGGCAACATCCTCGTCGGTGTCACCTCACAGCTCACGCTCACGCTGACGAACTCCGGGCAGGCGTCTGTCACGGGTATTCGATCTGCCATGATTGGAAGCAACGCAGCAGACTTTACCGTGGTCTCGCCGTGTAGTGTCACCGCGCTGGCACCGAACCAGGGCTGCACGTTGGTCGTGGCGTTCACCCCCTCCGCTGCGATCGCTGAGTCCGCAACCCTGAGTCTCGCGAGCAGCGATCCCAACACACCGCTGACGATTCCGCTGACGGGCACGGGCTTCGCCGGCAGTGGAAGCTTTACGCTCACAGCCACCGGTGGCCTCAGCACCGCTGCAGCGACGGTGAAGACGGGCTTCCCAGCCGCGTATGGGCTCACGCTTACGCCAAGCGGAGGCTACGCGGGCGAAGTGACGCTCACCTGCACGGCGCTCGTGGCTGTGCCTTATGCAGGCTGCTCGCTAGTGCCATCGCGTGTCACGCTCAACGGACCTACCGCGCAGAGCATCACCGCAAACATCACCACCGTCACATCGATGGCGACACGCAAGCTGGCGTTGACGTCGTTCTTCACTTTGCTGATTGCGAGCACTTTCGCAGTTCGCCGACGGCGAGTACCGTGGCTCGTGTGCTGTGTTCTGCTGACGGCGCTGACCGTGACAAACGGCTGCGGCGGCGGAGCCTCGGGCAATCCGAATCTCCGCTACACCCCAGCCGGAACGTACCAGTATCAGATCACGGCAAGTTCTACGAACGGCAGCAATGTCTCGAGCACCGTAACGCTGAGTCTTACCGTGCAGTAG
- the glmU gene encoding bifunctional UDP-N-acetylglucosamine diphosphorylase/glucosamine-1-phosphate N-acetyltransferase GlmU produces the protein MAEAGFGIAIMAAGKGTRLKSRRPKVLHEIGGRALLLHVIAVAETIAPASEILCIVGHEAERVRSAVESTGVQFVHQTEQRGTGHALQMVKAWFTTSGATLPENIMVLSGDVPLIKAETLARFAAFHREHHAAMTILTAIPSNPFGYGRVNRKGAGEADVLGIVEQKDLPKGDAGSAEINSGIYCFQTEKLFAKLDQLNDKNASGELYLTDVAGLLVADGEKVVATVADSIDEVLGANTIAEMMHLDAAMRLDTARKLMAQGVTIFRPETCVIDSTVTVGPDTVLEPYVQLLGKTTIGTESRIRSYSVVKDSTIGDNVLLRNGCILEDSIIGDGALLGPYAHLRPGSDIGPAAHVGNFVETKKVKLGKGSKANHLNYLGDAVIGEGVNIGAGAITCNYDGVHKHQTTIGNGVFVGSDSTLVAPVTLGDGSYVAAGSCITDDVPADALALGRSRQTTKEGWVSARRKKREELEPK, from the coding sequence ATGGCAGAAGCAGGATTCGGCATCGCAATCATGGCCGCAGGAAAAGGAACGCGACTGAAGTCGCGCCGCCCCAAGGTGCTGCACGAAATTGGCGGCCGCGCCCTGCTGCTGCACGTCATTGCCGTTGCGGAAACGATCGCGCCTGCCAGCGAAATCCTCTGCATCGTCGGCCACGAAGCCGAGCGTGTTCGCTCCGCCGTGGAATCGACCGGCGTCCAGTTCGTACACCAGACCGAGCAGCGCGGCACCGGCCACGCGCTGCAAATGGTGAAGGCGTGGTTCACCACCAGCGGCGCAACATTGCCTGAAAACATCATGGTGCTCTCCGGCGACGTACCGCTGATCAAAGCCGAAACCCTGGCGCGCTTCGCCGCATTCCATCGCGAACATCACGCCGCGATGACGATCCTCACCGCGATCCCCAGCAATCCTTTCGGCTATGGACGCGTAAACCGCAAAGGCGCTGGCGAAGCGGATGTTCTCGGCATCGTCGAGCAGAAGGATCTTCCCAAGGGCGATGCAGGTTCTGCCGAAATCAACTCGGGCATCTACTGCTTCCAAACCGAGAAGCTCTTCGCAAAGCTCGATCAGCTCAACGACAAGAACGCGAGCGGAGAACTCTATCTCACCGACGTTGCAGGTCTGCTCGTCGCGGATGGAGAGAAGGTCGTTGCGACCGTCGCCGACAGCATCGACGAAGTGCTCGGCGCGAACACCATCGCCGAGATGATGCATCTGGACGCAGCGATGCGCCTCGACACAGCTCGCAAACTAATGGCGCAGGGCGTCACGATTTTCCGCCCCGAAACCTGCGTCATCGACTCCACCGTCACCGTAGGCCCTGACACGGTCCTCGAGCCGTATGTGCAGCTCCTCGGCAAAACGACCATTGGCACCGAGAGCCGTATCCGCTCATACTCCGTTGTGAAAGATTCGACGATCGGCGACAACGTCCTGCTGCGCAACGGCTGCATTCTCGAAGACTCAATCATCGGCGATGGCGCTCTGCTCGGGCCCTATGCGCACCTTCGCCCCGGCAGCGACATCGGCCCCGCGGCGCACGTCGGCAACTTCGTGGAAACGAAGAAGGTGAAGCTCGGCAAGGGCTCGAAGGCTAACCATCTGAACTACCTCGGCGATGCCGTCATCGGCGAAGGCGTCAACATCGGCGCGGGCGCGATCACCTGCAACTACGATGGCGTGCACAAGCACCAGACCACCATCGGCAACGGCGTTTTCGTCGGCTCCGACTCCACGCTCGTGGCTCCGGTCACCCTTGGTGACGGCTCTTACGTAGCGGCAGGCTCGTGCATTACAGATGACGTGCCCGCCGATGCGCTCGCACTGGGGCGCTCACGCCAAACGACCAAAGAAGGCTGGGTGAGCGCTCGCCGCAAGAAGCGTGAAGAGCTCGAGCCGAAGTAA